GTGGTCAGCCTGACCATGCCCGAGTCGCTGGAGCGGGCCGTCGCCTGGGCCCGCGACAACCGCCGCCGGCCCCGCCACGCCCCGTCCTCCTGGTGGGCCGGCCCGGCCGTCGCCGCCGCCCCCGACCTGGCCGCCCGCCTCCCCGGCGACCTCCTCGACGGCACCGTCGACGCCGGGGCGGCGGCTGTCGACGCCACCCTGGCCCGCCGCCGCTGACCTCAGCCGGCGGCCGCGGCCAGCTCGACCGCGTGGGCGACGAACCGCATGGTCCCGGCCAGGCCGCGGTCGTCCAGGCGGACGTCGGCGCGCCAGCCGAGCGCCCGGTCGATCAGCGGCGCCCACGCCGGGCCGAGCAGGCGGCGCGCCCAGACGGCCGCCTCGGGCTTGGACACCAGCACGCCCCGGTCGAGCGCGTACAGGTTCCGGCACATGGTCAGGACCGCGAACGCCTGGTAGTTGCGGGGCCGCAGCCAGGCCAGGTCGGCGCCCGGCTCCAGCCGCCCGGCCCAGTCGCCCAGCATCGAGGCCAGCACGGCGGCCTGCAGCTCGCCGGCGCCGATCGGGTCGATCAGCTCCCGCGGGTCGGGCCCGGTCACGACCACCCCGTGCTCGCGGGTCACCCAGCGGTCCAGCACCCAGGTGGGACCGGGCCGGCCGGGGCCGAAGTCCCAGTCGGACCCGACGGTGGGCTGCTGGTCGCCGGCCGGTTGCTGGCCGCGTAGCGCCGCCGGGGCCAGGTAGACGCCCTCCAGCCTGGCCACCCAGCCGCCTTCGGCCTTGAACCCGGCGTGCAGGGCGCCGAGGCGCTCCAGGGCCGGCCCGCCGAGCGTCCCGGCGGTGGCGGCGTGGAAGTCGATGTCGCTGGACGGCGGGAAGAAGTCGCCAAGGGCCAGCGACCCGTGCAGGTACAGCCCGACCAGGTCGTCCCCGATGGCCTCGGCGACCCCGTCCAGCAGCCGCTCCACGGCCCGGTCGACCTCGGGCCAGCGCGTCGGCCAGGCACCGCGGCCACGGCCGGTCACTCGCGGGGGAGCGGGGCCATGGCGAGGCGGAAGGCGCCGATGCGGGCGTCGGCCATGCCGTAGTAGACGTCGGCCTCGTGCTCGGAGCGGTGGTCGATGGCGGTGGGGAAGACGACGTTGGGGACGACCCCTCGCGCTCGCCGGCCAGCTCCGGCTCCAGCAGCGGCTCGGCCGAGCGGGCCACCACCCGGGTGACGTCCCCGGGGTCGAGCAGCATCGCCCCGGCGCTGTAGCGGACCGCCGGCTGGTGGTCGACGCGGCCCGCCTCCAGCCGCCCGGCCACCCCGTGGTGCAGGACCAGCCAGCCGCCGCCGACCCGCCGCGGCGGGGTGCCGCCGCCCAGCTTGGCCTCCTCCCAGGGTCGCTCGGGCAGGGCGACCAGCCGGTGGTCGCGGAGGCTGGTCAGGCGGACGGGGTCGGCCGGGACCTCCTTGGCCGGGGTGAACGACACCCAGATGCCGGGCCGCGGGTCGGGCAGCCCGGGCAGCAGGTCGCCCTCGGCCGGGTTGGCCCACGACAGGTCCCACATGGGCCGGTGCAGCAGCGCGAACGCGGGCTCGCCGCCCGGGCCGGGCACCGGCTCGGGGAACAGCAGCGCGTCCATGTTGGGGTACAGGTTCAGGTCGGTGCGCAGGCCCGGCTCGAAGGCCGGGATCACCAGCACCACCGCGCCGGCCAGGATGGCCCCGAACGGGTTGGCCTGGCGGTACGCCACGGAACTCCAACCTGGCCAGGGAGTAGCCGAGCAGCAGGGTGCAGAGCAGCACCCTGCCGGTGAAGATCCCCGAGTTGAGCAGGGTCCGGGGCAGGTTGATGGCCTGGTTGATGTCGCGCAGGTTGTCCAGGGTCAGGATGGCCGGGTTGGGGAACGCCCCTGACTCGTCCGAGTTGGGCTCGCGCTGCAGGGTCCCGACCACCGTGTAGTAGAAGGGGGACAGGAACACGAGGGCGCCGAGGCTGAGGCCGAGCAGCGGTTGGGTGGCGGTGGCCACGGTCAGCTCCTCTCCAGCAGGTGGCGGTTCACCAGCGACACGACCATCACGCCGATCGCCAGCGGCACCCCGATGGCGGCCGCATACCCAGCTTTGCCCTGCTCGATGCCCTCGGTGTACATGGCGTCGCCCCGGGCGGCTTCACCGTGGCCAGCCGCTGACCCGGAGCGCGGGCGGGGCCCGGTTGCCGGGCGGTCCGCCGTCGCCTGCCGCGGGCCGGGTACCGTGGGCCCCATGACGGACCGAGCGGCCCTGGCCGCCTTCCGGGAACGGTTCCAGGGGGAGGTCGTGGTCCCCGGCGACCCGGGGTACGACCGGGCCCGGGCGGTCTGGAACGCGACCGCCGCCGCCCGGCCGGCCGTGGTCGCCCGCTGCGCCGGGGCCGGCGACGTGGTCGCGGCCGTCCGCTTCGCCCGCGAGCGGGAGCTGCTGGTCGCCGTGCGCGGCGGCGGGCACAGCTACCCGGGGTTCTCGACCTGCGACGGCGGCATCGTGATCGACCTGTCGCCGATGGCCGGGGTCCGGGTCGACCCGGACCGCCGGATGGCCACGGCGGCCGGGGGCGCCCTGCTCGGGGAGCTCGACCGCCAGGCCCAGGCGCACGGGCTGGCCTGCCCGACCGGGCACGTCTCCCATACCGGGGTCGGCGGCCTGACCCTCGGCGGCGGCGTCGGGCGGCTGACCCGCCGGCACGGGCTGACGCTCGACAACCTGGCCGCGGTCGAGCTGGTCACGGCCGAGGGCGAGCGGGTCCGGGCCGACGCCGGCAGCGAGCCGGAGCTGTTCTGGGGCCTGCGCGGGGCCGGGGCCAACTTCGGGATCGCGACCTCGTTCGAGCTGCGCCTGCACCCGGTCGGGCCGCTGGTGCTGGCCGGCATCGCCGTCTACCCGGTGGAGCGGGCCCGCGAGGTCGCGGCCGCCTTCGGCGCCTACATGGCCGGCGCCCCCGACGAGGTCACGGCCGGGCTGGGCTGGTTCGTGGCCCCGTCCGGCCCGCCGTTCCCGCCGGCGGTGGCCGGCCGCCCGGTGGTGGTGGTCAACGCCACCCACGCCGGCCCGCTGGAGGGGGCCGAGCGCGACCTGGCGCCGCTGCGGGCCCTCGGGCCGGCCCTGGACACCTTCGCCCCCCGCCCCTACCTGGAGCTCCAGGCCGAGAGCGACGACCACTACCGCTGGGGCCGGCGCAACTACTGGAAGGGCCTGCTTCTCGAGGCCCTGGCCGGCGAGGCCGTGGACCGGATCGGCGCCCTGGTGGCGTCCGCCCCCGGGCCCGACTGCGGGGTCGGGCTGCTGTCGCTCGGCGGCGCCTTCGGCCGGGTCCCCGAGGACGCCACCGCCTTCAGCGGCCGCTCGGCCACCCTCTGGCTGATCACCGAGGCGGTCTGGGACGACCCCGCCGAGGACCCGGCCCGCATCGCCTGGGGCCGCCACGCCATGGCCGCCCTGCGCCCCTTCGCGACCTCGGTCAACTACGTCAACGACCTGGGCCAGCTCGACCAGGACGCCGTCCGCGGCGCCTACGGCCCGGCCAAGTACGACCGCCTGGCCGCCCTCAAGCGCACCTGGGACCCGGACAACGTGTTCCGCCGCAACCAGAACATCAGCCCGGGGCATCGACGTGCCGTGTTCGGGTAGTCGCTACCGCGGCAGGGGGGCCGGGTGGGTGGTGGCGCCGGTGGTGGCGGACTCCTGGACGGCCAGGGCGGTGGCCAGGCTGGTCCAGGCGTCGGCGGGGGTGACGGTTGGCCACCCGCCGGTGGTGGCGGCGGTGAGGAGGTCGGCCAGGCCGGCCCGGACGGACTCGCGGTAGACGCGGTGCTTGGTCGCCTGGCCGCCCAGGGTGGCCCGCAGGCGCAGGTCCCAGCGGCCGGGCTGGCTGCGGCTGGCCAGCTCCAGGGTGATGCGCTCGGCCCCGCTGGGGCGGTAGCCGGGGACGGCCAGGGCGGCCTGCTGGTCGGTGGTCAGGGCCTGCACCGCGGCCAGGCCGGGGCCGTCGGTGCGGACGTCCAGCTCCAGCTCGACCGGGATCCAGCCGTAGAGCCGGCCGCTGGCCGTCCCCCCCCAGTCCAGGGTGGTCCACTGGGACTCGGAGCGGTCGGGCCGGGCGAAGCTGTGGGCGTAGCTGGCGGTGGCGCCGCCGGGGTGGCCGGCCGCGACCAGGACGGTGTCGACCCGGCCGTCGGGCCGGGCCGCCTCCAGGGCCTGCACCCGCTCGGGCTGGGAGCCGAGCAGCCAGGCGGCGGCGTCGAAGAAGTGGACGCCGTGCTCGACCGCGATGCCGCCGCTGATCTCCCGGTCCCAGAACCAGTGGTCGGGACCCAGCCGCTCGTCGCTGGCCAGGTTCTCCAGGGCGAAGCGGCGGGGCGGCGGCAGCACCGTCTGCTGCAGCCGGCCCAGCAGGGCGTAGAGGGGGTTGCGGCGGAGCACGTAGTCGACCGTCAACCGGGGCGCCCCGGGCCGGGTGGCCGCCGCCAGCAGCTCGGTGGCGTCCTCCAGCCGGGTCGCGAGCGGCTTCTCGCAGAACACGTGACGGCCGGCGCGCAGGGCGGCCAGGGCCAGCCCGGCGTGGCCGGCCGGCGGGGTGGCGACGGCCACCACCGCGACCCGCGGGTCCTCGAGCAGCTGGCCGGGCGCGCAGGCGGCGATCCGATGGGCGGCGGCCAGCGCCTCGGCCCGGGCCGGGTCGCGGTCGGCGACGGCCACCGGGCGCAGCCCCGGCAGCTCGGCGGCCGCCTCCAGGACCAGGGCCCCGAACCGCCCGGCCCCGACCAGGCCGAGACCCAGGTCGGCCGGCGGCGGGCCTGGCGGCCCGGCCGGCCGGTCAGGCCAGGGTGAGCCGGTCAGCTGCGGGGCTCGGCCTGGAGGAGCTTCACCGGCAGCTCGCGGCCGGTCGGGGTGACGTAGCTGAACTCGTCGCCGGCCTTGCGGCCCGAGACGGCCTGGCCGAGGGCCGACTGGACGCTGAGCACGTCCATGCCGTCGATCGCCTCCTCGCGGCTACCGAGGAAGTAGGTCTCCTCCTCGCCGGCGATCTCCAGGACAACCACGGCCCCCGGCCCGGCGACTCCGCTGGTCCCGGCCACCTCGCCGACCACGGCCGTGCTGAGCAGCGTCTCCAGCTGGCGGATGCGGGCCTCCATCATCCCCTGCTCGTTCTTGGCCGCGTCGTAGTCGGCGTTCTCACGGATGTCGCCATGCTCGCGGGCCGTGCCGATGGCCTGGGAGACGCGCTCACGCCCCTCCGTCTTGAGCTCGTTGAGCTCGCTGGACAGCCGCTCGAAGGCCTCGGGAGTCAGGTAGGTGACGCCGCGCTCACTGGTTGGCTGAGACATCGTTGATGGAACCTCCTTGCCCTACAAGGTGCCGGCCCTACAGGTTGCCGCGGAGCGCCTGCTCACGCTCCAGGGCCACGAACAACGCCTTGAAATTGCCTTCGCCGAACCCGCGGGCGCCGTGCCGCTCGATCAGCTCGAAGAAGACTGTCGGCCGATCCTGGGCCATCCTGGAGAAGATCTGCAGCAGATGGCCCTCGTCGTCCCGGTCGGCGAGCACGCCGAGCTCGGCCAGGCTGTCGAGGTCGAGGTCGATGTCGCCGAAGCGGCCGGCCAGCTCGTCGTAGTAGGTGTCGGGCACCCGCATGAACTCGATGCCCCGGTCGCGCAGGGCGCGCACGCTGGCCACGATGTCGCCGGTCTGGATGGCGATGTGCTGGACGCCCGGACCGCCGTAGAAGTCCAGGTACTCGTCGATCTGGGAGCGTCTCTTGCCCTCGGCCGGCTCGTTGATGGGGAACTTGATGCGGCCGTCGCCGTCCCAGACCACCTTGGACATCAGGGCCGAGTACTCGGTCGAGATGGCCTCGTCGCTGAAGTGGACCAGCTCGGTGAAGCCCATCACCCGCTCGTAGAACTCGACCCACTGGTTCATCCGGCCCAGCTCGACGTTGCCGACCACGTGGTCGATGGCCTCGAGGCCGACCGGCGGCAGCGGGTCGGGCACGGTCGTCCACTCGGCGAAGCCGGGCAGGAACGGGCCGCTGTAGCCGGACCGGTCGACCAGCGAGTGGATCGTGTCGCCGTAGGTGGCGATGGCCGCCCGGCGGACGATGCCGTGCTCGTCCTTGTCGTCGCTGGGCTCGGCCACGCCGGTGGCCCCGCGCTCGACGGCGGCGGCGTAGGCGACCCCGGCGTCGGGCACGGCCAGGGCCACGTCGTGGACCCCGTCGCCGTGGCGGGCGACGTGGTCGGCGATCTCGGTGCCGGGCCGCAGGGAGCTGGTCAGCACCAGCCGGATCGACCCCTGGCCGAGCACCCAGGAGGCGCGGTCGCGCAGGCCGGTCTCGGGGCCGGCGTAGGCGAGCGGGGTGAAGCCGAAGCCGGTGCGGTAGAAGTGGGCCGCCTGCTTGGCGTTGCCGACCCACAGCTCGACGTGGTCGATGCCGAGCAGGGCAAGAGGGTCGTTTGGGGTAGTCGCGGTCACAGCTCCACCTCCCGCGAGACGGCAAAAGCAGCCCAGAATGCGCAAAAGGGCGGGACGAGGTGCCCGCACCGGCGACCAATCTACCGTCTGGACGCCGCGTACGCTAGGTGTTCGGGACGAACCTTCCATTCCTAACGAACGGGGCAGGCAAAGTTCGCTACCCTTGGTGGCTGTCCCGCCCAGGAAAGGAGCGTCCAGGTCGTGCCCAGAACCCTGCTCGCCGTGCATGCGCATCCCGACGACGAGTCGTCCAAGGGCGCGGGGACGATGGCCCGCTACGCCGACGAGGGCGTCCGGGTCGTGGTCGTCACCTGCACCGGCGGGGAGGCGGGGGAGATCCTCAACCCGGCCATGGACAGGCCGGGGGTGCTGGAGCGGATGCCCGAGCTGCGCCGCCAGGAGCTGGCCAAGGCGCTGGAGATCCTCGACGTGACCGCCCACCACTGGCTCGGCTACCGCGACTCGGGCATGGCCGACAGCGAGACCAACGGCCACCCGGACGCCTTCGCCAACGCCGACCTGGAGGAGGCCACCGGCCGGCTGGTCGCCCTGATCCGGGCCGAGAAGCCCCAGGTGGTGCTGACCTACGACGAGCGCGGCGGCTACCCGCACCCCGACCACATCCGCACCCACGAGGTCTCGATGGCCGCCTTCGAGGCCGCCGGCGACCCCGCCCGCTACCCCGAGGCCGGGCCGCCCTTCCAGCCGCTCAAGCTCTACTACCACGCCACCTTCAGCCGGGCCCGGATGGAGACGATCCACGAGGGCGCGGTCGCCCGCGGGATCGAGAGCCCGTTCGCCGAGTGGCTGGAGCGCTGGGAGGAAGAGGAGGAGGGCTTCCCCGAGCCGGTCATCACCACCCAGGTCGACGTGGCCGCCTGGCTGGGCCGGCGGCGCGACGCCCTGATCGCCCACGCCACCCAGATCGACCCCAACAGCTTCTGGTTCGCCGTCCCCGACGAGGTCGTGGCCGAGGTGTACCCCTGGGAGGACTACACCCGGGTCCGCTCCCTGGTGCCGGTCCCCGAGCACGAGACCGACCTGTTCGAGGGGATCGACCCCGACGGCAACCCCATCCGCTAGCGCCCCGCACGGGCTATGCTTCCCGGCATGGAGGTGTACGACTCGATCCTCGAGGTGGTCGGGGGCACCCCGCTGGTCCGGCTGTCGCGGCTTGGCCGGGGACTGGCCCCGACCCTGCTGGCCAAGGTCGAGTACCTGAACCCCGGCGGCTCGGTCAAGGACCGGATCGGGCTGGCCATGGTCGAGCGGGCCGAGCGGGCCGGCCAGCTCAAGCCGGGCGGCACGATCGTGGAGCCGACCAGCGGCAACACCGGGGCCGGGCTGGCCATCGTCGCCGCCCTCAAAGGCTACCGGTGCGTGTTCGTGATGCCGGACAAGATGAGCCAGGAGAAGATCGCCCTGCTCCGGGGCTACGGGGCCGAGGTCGTGATCACCCCGACGGCGGTGCCGCCCGACTCGCCGGAGTCCTACTACTCGGTGGCCAACCGGCTCACCGCCGAGATCCCCGGCGCCGTCCAGCCCAACCAGTACGCCAACCCGGCCAACCCCGAGGCCCACTACGCCAGCACCGGGCCCGAGCTGTGGGACCAGACCGGCGGGGCGATCGACGTGTTCGT
The nucleotide sequence above comes from Actinomycetota bacterium. Encoded proteins:
- a CDS encoding FAD-binding oxidoreductase, with the translated sequence MTDRAALAAFRERFQGEVVVPGDPGYDRARAVWNATAAARPAVVARCAGAGDVVAAVRFARERELLVAVRGGGHSYPGFSTCDGGIVIDLSPMAGVRVDPDRRMATAAGGALLGELDRQAQAHGLACPTGHVSHTGVGGLTLGGGVGRLTRRHGLTLDNLAAVELVTAEGERVRADAGSEPELFWGLRGAGANFGIATSFELRLHPVGPLVLAGIAVYPVERAREVAAAFGAYMAGAPDEVTAGLGWFVAPSGPPFPPAVAGRPVVVVNATHAGPLEGAERDLAPLRALGPALDTFAPRPYLELQAESDDHYRWGRRNYWKGLLLEALAGEAVDRIGALVASAPGPDCGVGLLSLGGAFGRVPEDATAFSGRSATLWLITEAVWDDPAEDPARIAWGRHAMAALRPFATSVNYVNDLGQLDQDAVRGAYGPAKYDRLAALKRTWDPDNVFRRNQNISPGHRRAVFG
- the mca gene encoding mycothiol conjugate amidase Mca, which codes for MPRTLLAVHAHPDDESSKGAGTMARYADEGVRVVVVTCTGGEAGEILNPAMDRPGVLERMPELRRQELAKALEILDVTAHHWLGYRDSGMADSETNGHPDAFANADLEEATGRLVALIRAEKPQVVLTYDERGGYPHPDHIRTHEVSMAAFEAAGDPARYPEAGPPFQPLKLYYHATFSRARMETIHEGAVARGIESPFAEWLERWEEEEEGFPEPVITTQVDVAAWLGRRRDALIAHATQIDPNSFWFAVPDEVVAEVYPWEDYTRVRSLVPVPEHETDLFEGIDPDGNPIR
- the greA gene encoding transcription elongation factor GreA, which produces MSQPTSERGVTYLTPEAFERLSSELNELKTEGRERVSQAIGTAREHGDIRENADYDAAKNEQGMMEARIRQLETLLSTAVVGEVAGTSGVAGPGAVVVLEIAGEEETYFLGSREEAIDGMDVLSVQSALGQAVSGRKAGDEFSYVTPTGRELPVKLLQAEPRS
- a CDS encoding Gfo/Idh/MocA family oxidoreductase, with amino-acid sequence MTGSPWPDRPAGPPGPPPADLGLGLVGAGRFGALVLEAAAELPGLRPVAVADRDPARAEALAAAHRIAACAPGQLLEDPRVAVVAVATPPAGHAGLALAALRAGRHVFCEKPLATRLEDATELLAAATRPGAPRLTVDYVLRRNPLYALLGRLQQTVLPPPRRFALENLASDERLGPDHWFWDREISGGIAVEHGVHFFDAAAWLLGSQPERVQALEAARPDGRVDTVLVAAGHPGGATASYAHSFARPDRSESQWTTLDWGGTASGRLYGWIPVELELDVRTDGPGLAAVQALTTDQQAALAVPGYRPSGAERITLELASRSQPGRWDLRLRATLGGQATKHRVYRESVRAGLADLLTAATTGGWPTVTPADAWTSLATALAVQESATTGATTHPAPLPR
- a CDS encoding aminoglycoside adenylyltransferase domain-containing protein, which gives rise to MTGRGRGAWPTRWPEVDRAVERLLDGVAEAIGDDLVGLYLHGSLALGDFFPPSSDIDFHAATAGTLGGPALERLGALHAGFKAEGGWVARLEGVYLAPAALRGQQPAGDQQPTVGSDWDFGPGRPGPTWVLDRWVTREHGVVVTGPDPRELIDPIGAGELQAAVLASMLGDWAGRLEPGADLAWLRPRNYQAFAVLTMCRNLYALDRGVLVSKPEAAVWARRLLGPAWAPLIDRALGWRADVRLDDRGLAGTMRFVAHAVELAAAAG
- the hppD gene encoding 4-hydroxyphenylpyruvate dioxygenase, whose amino-acid sequence is MTATTPNDPLALLGIDHVELWVGNAKQAAHFYRTGFGFTPLAYAGPETGLRDRASWVLGQGSIRLVLTSSLRPGTEIADHVARHGDGVHDVALAVPDAGVAYAAAVERGATGVAEPSDDKDEHGIVRRAAIATYGDTIHSLVDRSGYSGPFLPGFAEWTTVPDPLPPVGLEAIDHVVGNVELGRMNQWVEFYERVMGFTELVHFSDEAISTEYSALMSKVVWDGDGRIKFPINEPAEGKRRSQIDEYLDFYGGPGVQHIAIQTGDIVASVRALRDRGIEFMRVPDTYYDELAGRFGDIDLDLDSLAELGVLADRDDEGHLLQIFSRMAQDRPTVFFELIERHGARGFGEGNFKALFVALEREQALRGNL